From a region of the Paeniglutamicibacter cryotolerans genome:
- a CDS encoding dienelactone hydrolase family protein, whose protein sequence is MATFLIFHHAQGRTTGMDSFAELLRDAGHDVHAPDYYSGHTFTDLASGLEFADRMGFDTVIDHGTRAAMGLPAHTIYIRFSLGVLPAQKLAQIRPGAAGAILVGSCLPLGEFAGTWPRGVPAQIHAMDADPVFVDEGDLDAARDLVRHSLDAELFLYRGASHLFTDSSLPSYDHAAAQSFTTRVLGFLDALQ, encoded by the coding sequence ATGGCCACCTTCCTGATCTTCCACCACGCACAGGGCCGCACAACGGGGATGGATTCGTTCGCCGAGCTGCTGCGCGACGCCGGACACGATGTCCACGCACCCGACTACTATTCCGGTCACACCTTCACCGATCTGGCCAGCGGACTCGAGTTCGCCGACCGGATGGGTTTCGACACCGTCATCGACCACGGGACGCGTGCGGCCATGGGGCTACCCGCGCACACCATCTACATCCGATTCTCACTGGGCGTGCTGCCCGCCCAGAAGCTGGCCCAGATCCGCCCCGGTGCGGCCGGTGCCATCCTGGTCGGCAGCTGCCTGCCGCTCGGCGAGTTCGCCGGTACTTGGCCACGGGGCGTTCCGGCCCAGATCCATGCCATGGACGCCGACCCGGTCTTCGTGGACGAAGGCGACCTCGATGCAGCACGGGATCTGGTTCGGCACTCGCTCGACGCAGAACTCTTCCTGTATCGCGGTGCATCCCATCTGTTCACCGATTCCAGCCTGCCCTCCTACGACCACGCTGCTGCCCAGTCGTTCACCACGCGCGTTCTGGGGTTCCTGGACGCCCTGCAGTGA
- the mtnN gene encoding 5'-methylthioadenosine/S-adenosylhomocysteine nucleosidase has protein sequence MSTVEVIVIAAMEKEITPFLQRATSVGEPVRIGNAVHRSAVINGRHALFVQAGIGLVNAAGAATSALLLANAGGPDAPAPLVISAGSAGGLGASVRVGDVVIGMDTINADADVRVFGYELGQVPGMPASYPVPQLLADASTVGTPGHSMVETVHHGLIVSSYAFIGHERATVIREQFTQVLATDMESSAIAQTCHAHGAPFLAIRGISDLCDPDPDSGFPAHVDDAAERSAEIATAVIGSWFAAGAPRQDSRPHSM, from the coding sequence ATGAGCACCGTTGAGGTCATCGTCATTGCAGCGATGGAGAAGGAAATCACACCCTTCCTTCAGCGGGCCACCTCCGTCGGCGAGCCGGTGCGGATCGGCAACGCGGTCCACCGCAGCGCAGTCATCAACGGCCGCCATGCCCTGTTCGTCCAGGCCGGCATCGGCCTGGTCAATGCGGCGGGAGCCGCCACCTCGGCACTGCTGCTGGCGAACGCTGGCGGTCCGGACGCTCCTGCTCCCCTGGTGATCAGCGCCGGCAGCGCCGGAGGGTTGGGCGCATCGGTTCGGGTCGGTGATGTGGTGATCGGCATGGACACCATCAATGCCGACGCGGACGTGCGGGTCTTCGGCTACGAGCTCGGGCAGGTGCCGGGCATGCCGGCTTCCTACCCGGTGCCACAGCTGCTGGCCGACGCCAGTACCGTCGGAACGCCCGGGCATTCCATGGTGGAAACGGTGCATCACGGGCTGATCGTTTCCAGTTACGCGTTCATCGGCCACGAGCGCGCAACGGTGATCAGGGAACAGTTCACCCAGGTCCTGGCGACAGACATGGAATCCTCGGCCATCGCACAGACCTGCCACGCCCATGGGGCACCCTTCCTGGCCATCCGCGGAATCTCCGACCTCTGCGACCCGGATCCGGATTCTGGTTTCCCGGCGCATGTAGATGATGCTGCCGAACGCTCGGCCGAAATTGCCACCGCAGTCATCGGCTCGTGGTTTGCTGCAGGTGCACCCCGGCAAGATTCCAGGCCGCACTCCATGTAG
- a CDS encoding L-threonylcarbamoyladenylate synthase, with product MARYFDVHPQDPQPRAIGQAVAMLREGGLVAYPTDSCYALGAQIGNREALDRIKSIRQLDDKHHFTLVCKDFAQLGQYVEVNNVVFRNIKAVTPGSYTFILPATKEVPRRLMHSKKKTIGVRIPDNPVVQALLEELGEPLLSSTLLLPGEEEPMTQGWEIKEALDNVVEAVIDSGECGTQPTTVIDYSSGEAVITRIGLGDPSRFE from the coding sequence ATGGCAAGATATTTCGACGTACACCCGCAGGACCCCCAACCGCGTGCGATCGGGCAGGCCGTCGCCATGCTGCGCGAGGGCGGGCTGGTCGCCTACCCGACCGATTCCTGCTACGCCCTGGGCGCGCAGATCGGCAACCGCGAGGCGCTGGACCGGATCAAGTCCATCCGCCAGCTCGACGACAAGCACCACTTCACGCTGGTCTGCAAGGACTTCGCCCAGCTGGGCCAGTATGTCGAGGTCAACAACGTGGTGTTCCGCAACATCAAGGCCGTCACCCCAGGCAGCTACACCTTCATCCTTCCGGCGACCAAGGAAGTCCCGCGCCGACTGATGCACTCCAAGAAGAAGACCATCGGCGTGCGCATTCCCGACAATCCGGTGGTGCAGGCGCTGCTCGAGGAACTCGGCGAACCGCTGCTCTCCAGCACCTTGCTGCTGCCGGGAGAAGAGGAGCCGATGACGCAGGGCTGGGAAATCAAGGAGGCACTGGACAACGTGGTGGAGGCGGTCATCGATTCCGGTGAATGTGGCACCCAGCCCACCACCGTCATCGACTACTCCAGCGGCGAGGCGGTCATCACCCGCATCGGCCTGGGCGACCCTTCCCGCTTCGAGTAA
- a CDS encoding MFS transporter, which yields MDRHGRVVLWVAVLASFVAFLDGSIVNVALPAIARGLGGGIVIQQWVLDGYLLSLGSLILVAGSLSDAFGRVRILRIGLLLFGVASLLCAAAPTGLFLVLARMLQGAAAALLVPSSLALITSAFNDQARSKAIGLWTAWTGTAFVAGPLLGGLLVDTASWRLVFAVNVLPIATTLFLLARLNDPRPPTTRPRVDLAGALLAAVGLAGPVFALIMQGSAGWGSQLVLAPLAGGLACFAAFIWWESRAPEPMMPLGLFRSRNFAIGNLSTAAIYAGISLGLFIIPVFLQEAGGLSAIAAGLATLPMTIMSLALSAYFGTLSGRFGPRLFMAAGPMIGAVGFLLMLSTSTPVDYWWQLLPGVVVFGLGLSITVAPLTSAVLGSITPAQAGIGSAINNAVARVAGLLSIASAGLIVGSVLDDGAFHRVLVATAALLIAGGVISALGIRNNRPPDAPPVPPEASAACLDRIVPGEASG from the coding sequence ATGGACAGACATGGTCGAGTGGTCTTGTGGGTGGCCGTCCTTGCCTCCTTCGTCGCGTTCCTGGATGGTTCGATAGTGAACGTGGCGCTGCCGGCCATCGCCCGAGGCCTCGGCGGCGGCATAGTCATCCAGCAATGGGTGCTCGACGGCTACCTGCTGAGTCTGGGTTCGCTGATCCTTGTCGCCGGCTCGCTCTCGGATGCATTCGGTCGGGTGCGGATCCTGCGCATCGGGCTGCTGCTCTTCGGCGTCGCCTCGTTGCTCTGTGCCGCCGCTCCGACCGGTCTGTTCCTGGTCTTGGCGCGCATGCTGCAAGGAGCGGCCGCCGCGCTGCTGGTCCCCAGCTCGCTGGCGCTGATCACCTCGGCATTCAACGACCAGGCCAGGTCCAAGGCCATCGGGCTCTGGACCGCTTGGACGGGCACCGCATTCGTCGCCGGCCCGCTGCTTGGCGGACTGCTGGTCGATACGGCATCATGGCGGCTGGTGTTCGCCGTCAACGTGCTGCCGATCGCCACGACGCTGTTCCTGCTGGCGCGCCTGAACGATCCACGGCCACCGACCACGCGTCCCCGGGTCGACTTGGCCGGTGCCCTGCTTGCCGCCGTCGGCCTGGCCGGCCCGGTCTTCGCACTGATCATGCAGGGAAGCGCCGGGTGGGGCAGCCAGCTGGTGTTGGCACCGCTGGCCGGGGGGCTCGCCTGTTTCGCGGCATTCATCTGGTGGGAGTCGCGGGCGCCGGAACCGATGATGCCGCTAGGGCTGTTCCGTTCCAGGAACTTCGCCATCGGCAACCTGTCCACTGCAGCCATCTACGCCGGCATCTCGCTGGGCCTTTTCATCATTCCGGTCTTCCTGCAGGAGGCTGGTGGGCTCAGCGCCATCGCCGCCGGGCTGGCCACCCTCCCGATGACCATCATGTCACTTGCCCTGTCCGCGTACTTCGGCACCTTGTCGGGACGTTTCGGTCCGCGCCTGTTCATGGCGGCGGGGCCGATGATCGGGGCCGTCGGCTTCCTGCTGATGCTATCCACCAGCACGCCGGTGGACTACTGGTGGCAGCTGTTGCCGGGCGTGGTGGTGTTCGGGCTGGGCCTGTCGATCACCGTTGCCCCGCTGACCTCAGCCGTGTTGGGCTCGATCACGCCGGCGCAGGCGGGCATCGGTTCGGCCATCAACAACGCGGTGGCCCGGGTCGCCGGGCTGCTGTCCATCGCCTCGGCGGGGCTGATCGTCGGTTCGGTGCTCGATGACGGCGCCTTCCACCGGGTTCTCGTGGCCACAGCGGCCCTCCTGATTGCCGGGGGCGTCATTTCGGCGCTGGGCATCAGAAACAACCGGCCACCGGATGCTCCTCCGGTTCCGCCCGAGGCAAGCGCCGCCTGCCTCGACCGCATCGTGCCGGGCGAGGCCTCCGGCTGA
- a CDS encoding SDR family oxidoreductase — protein MSGELVLVTGGTGFLGAHCVAQLIQQGYRVRTTVRSRGREAEVRGLLATAEVDPGDRLAFAVAHLLADDGWAEATAGCDYVLHVASPFPAGVPKDENELIVPAKEGALRVLRAARDAGVKRVVMTSSFAAVGYGVRESGPPFTEADWTNPGADVGAYTKSKTLAERAAWNFMATEGGDMELAAVNPVGIIGPVLGPKLSTSIQLVRQLLSGKLPGLPRISTSLVDVRDVADLHLRAMTNPAARGERFIAVEGPALGMREIARLLRERLGGDGNRIPTRMLPDWLVRAGAVFVPVLREVAPRLGVVKQASNEKAVSMLGWEPRPTGDSLVDTAQSLIRLGLI, from the coding sequence ATGAGCGGCGAACTGGTTCTGGTGACGGGCGGTACCGGGTTCCTCGGTGCCCATTGTGTGGCGCAGCTGATCCAACAGGGATACCGGGTGCGGACCACAGTGCGCTCCCGGGGCCGCGAGGCGGAGGTCCGCGGGCTGTTGGCCACGGCCGAAGTCGATCCGGGCGACCGGTTGGCCTTTGCCGTCGCCCATCTGCTCGCCGACGATGGCTGGGCCGAGGCGACGGCGGGATGCGACTACGTCCTGCACGTTGCCTCGCCGTTTCCGGCCGGGGTACCGAAGGACGAGAACGAATTGATCGTCCCGGCCAAGGAGGGGGCCCTGCGGGTCCTGCGTGCAGCGCGCGATGCCGGGGTCAAGCGGGTGGTGATGACCTCGTCGTTCGCTGCTGTCGGGTATGGAGTGCGGGAGTCGGGGCCGCCGTTCACCGAGGCGGACTGGACGAACCCGGGCGCAGATGTCGGAGCATACACCAAGTCCAAGACGCTGGCCGAGCGGGCCGCCTGGAATTTCATGGCAACCGAGGGCGGGGACATGGAACTTGCAGCGGTGAACCCCGTCGGCATCATCGGCCCCGTCCTGGGGCCGAAGCTGTCAACCTCCATCCAGCTGGTGCGCCAGCTGCTCTCCGGCAAGCTTCCCGGGCTGCCCCGAATATCCACGTCGTTGGTCGATGTGCGGGACGTGGCGGATCTGCATCTGCGGGCCATGACGAACCCGGCCGCCCGGGGCGAGCGCTTCATTGCGGTAGAGGGTCCGGCGCTGGGAATGCGGGAGATCGCTCGGCTCCTGCGCGAACGGCTCGGTGGAGACGGGAACCGGATTCCCACCCGGATGCTGCCCGATTGGCTGGTGCGGGCCGGGGCGGTCTTCGTCCCGGTGCTGCGAGAGGTCGCCCCCCGATTGGGTGTGGTGAAGCAGGCCTCCAACGAAAAGGCCGTTTCGATGTTGGGCTGGGAACCACGGCCCACCGGGGATTCGCTCGTGGACACAGCCCAGAGCCTGATCCGGCTGGGGCTCATCTGA
- a CDS encoding glycosyltransferase family protein — MAEQIFFTRADGTVYLIEHRDHDREGTRTGRRFTRFAESGSSDYPNAGSMYRTWFDEVRTQGPSYLILDSKFSAIHFTDYQNDDVLKFHVVHVEHVGNPVTGTLIKSRGLFLLRQDRWDGVICLTDRNRADLSARFGPANNRFVISNIVPRQRSLPAWSRRSRTRGVMVARMSEVKDIPMVLRIIKQAHEHFPSVTLDIYGGGHGAGGDGSPQGRAGAERHRHSARGNTRGSSPFQ; from the coding sequence ATGGCCGAACAGATCTTCTTCACTAGGGCCGACGGAACGGTGTACCTGATTGAGCATCGGGACCACGACCGGGAAGGTACTCGCACCGGACGGCGTTTCACCCGTTTTGCCGAGTCCGGCAGCTCCGACTACCCAAATGCCGGATCCATGTACCGGACTTGGTTCGACGAAGTGCGCACCCAAGGCCCCTCCTACCTGATACTCGACTCAAAATTCTCGGCCATTCATTTCACCGACTACCAGAACGATGACGTCCTCAAGTTCCATGTCGTCCACGTCGAGCATGTCGGAAACCCGGTGACCGGAACACTGATCAAGTCCCGCGGGCTTTTCCTGCTCCGACAAGACCGGTGGGACGGCGTCATCTGCCTGACTGATCGCAACCGGGCCGATCTCTCCGCCCGTTTCGGGCCAGCCAACAACCGCTTTGTCATCTCCAACATCGTCCCACGGCAACGGTCCCTTCCCGCCTGGTCTCGGCGTTCCCGAACCCGCGGGGTCATGGTTGCGCGCATGAGCGAGGTCAAGGACATCCCGATGGTCCTGCGGATCATCAAGCAGGCTCATGAACATTTCCCCTCGGTGACACTTGATATCTACGGCGGGGGGCACGGAGCAGGAGGCGATGGAAGCCCTCAAGGACGAGCTGGGGCTGAACGGCATCGTCACTCTGCACGGGGTAACACCCGGGGCAGCAGCCCATTTCAATGA
- a CDS encoding PrsW family glutamic-type intramembrane protease, translating to MSTVTAGSTTAHTKRHGWWWKTLVVGFVLWGLTVWVTAVTLNSNLIPTLILLGSFLVPFCVVMFVLERVSGNLSTIQVIRAFVIGGICGVLGASLLESDLKSSVFTYVGVGFIEEFVKGAILLVVGWRILPKTAGQGALLGAAVGAGFAAFESAGYAFNSVITAQGLDLVTMLQTEALRAILTPVGHVLWTAILGAALFGAARGRKHYRFAFSIIGAYVGVALLHGLWDSLGGLTTLLALLITGTTIADLKFGFITAGSQAHAASLASILYVVGIVITAVIGILVLWLILRHHHKADRAHAVTTASGYPDPTPVPSSQPVGPEEA from the coding sequence ATGAGCACCGTGACGGCTGGATCGACGACCGCCCACACCAAACGGCATGGCTGGTGGTGGAAGACCCTGGTGGTGGGGTTCGTTCTGTGGGGGTTGACCGTATGGGTGACGGCAGTGACGCTCAACAGCAATCTGATCCCCACCCTGATCCTGCTGGGCAGCTTCCTGGTTCCCTTCTGCGTGGTCATGTTCGTGTTGGAGCGGGTCTCGGGAAACCTGTCCACGATCCAGGTCATCAGAGCCTTTGTCATCGGCGGAATCTGCGGTGTCCTCGGCGCTTCGCTGCTGGAATCGGACCTCAAGTCCTCGGTCTTCACGTACGTGGGGGTCGGGTTCATCGAGGAGTTCGTCAAGGGGGCCATCCTCTTGGTGGTCGGGTGGAGGATACTCCCGAAAACCGCCGGGCAGGGGGCACTGCTCGGTGCCGCGGTCGGCGCCGGATTCGCCGCCTTCGAATCGGCGGGGTACGCCTTCAACTCGGTCATCACCGCACAGGGCCTCGACCTCGTGACGATGCTTCAGACCGAGGCATTGCGCGCCATCCTCACACCGGTGGGCCACGTGTTGTGGACCGCCATTCTCGGTGCCGCGTTGTTTGGTGCGGCCCGCGGCCGGAAACACTACCGCTTTGCCTTCTCCATCATCGGCGCCTATGTGGGAGTGGCATTGCTTCACGGGCTCTGGGACTCATTAGGCGGGCTGACCACGCTGCTTGCCCTGTTGATCACGGGCACCACCATTGCCGACCTCAAATTCGGATTCATCACCGCCGGGTCCCAAGCCCATGCGGCAAGTCTCGCCTCGATCCTCTACGTCGTGGGAATCGTCATCACCGCCGTGATCGGCATCCTGGTGCTCTGGCTCATCCTGCGCCACCACCACAAGGCCGATAGGGCCCATGCCGTGACGACCGCTTCCGGCTACCCGGATCCGACACCCGTTCCATCCAGCCAGCCGGTCGGACCGGAAGAAGCCTGA
- a CDS encoding (R)-mandelonitrile lyase has product MHILPRATTVKGPADQFTADVHYDVLSAGEPPSRVRVNIVRFAPAAHTAWHRHANGQTLHVTEGLGLVQSRGGEVLEIRPGDTIYTPPGEWHWHGAAPGHFMSHMAIWEALSEGQEGPETEWGLHVTNEEYGSGH; this is encoded by the coding sequence ATGCACATCCTGCCCCGCGCCACCACAGTCAAGGGTCCGGCGGACCAGTTCACCGCGGACGTCCACTACGACGTCCTATCCGCTGGTGAGCCACCGTCGCGGGTCCGGGTCAACATCGTCCGCTTTGCCCCGGCGGCGCATACGGCATGGCACCGTCACGCCAACGGGCAGACGCTGCACGTCACCGAGGGACTGGGGCTGGTCCAGTCGCGCGGCGGTGAGGTGCTCGAAATCCGCCCGGGCGACACCATTTACACTCCCCCGGGAGAATGGCACTGGCACGGTGCGGCACCGGGGCATTTCATGTCGCACATGGCCATCTGGGAGGCCCTGTCAGAGGGCCAGGAGGGGCCCGAAACCGAATGGGGCCTCCACGTCACCAACGAGGAATACGGGTCCGGGCATTAA